Genomic segment of Corythoichthys intestinalis isolate RoL2023-P3 chromosome 7, ASM3026506v1, whole genome shotgun sequence:
gggtagaggccaaatcggtcattgcttgggactattaggagtacaagaattctctgggacttctattaagccagttgaagcctgggagcgtgtgctttggtcagatgagaccaagattgagctttttggcaacaaacactctaagtgggtctgacgtgccacaaaagatgcgcatgctgaaaagcacctcatacccactgtgaagtatgggcgtaggtcagtgatgctgtggggctgtttcgcttccaaaggccctgggaaccttgttagggtgcatggcatcatgaatgctttgaaataccaggacattttaaatcaaaatctgttgcccactgcccgaaagctgaagatgggtcgtcactgggtctttcagcaagacaatgaccctaaacatatggccaaatctacacagaaatggttcaccagacacaaaatcaagctcctcccatggccatctcagtccccagaccttgttttgttggcaaaagggggttgtacaaagtattaacaccaggggtgctaataattttgacacacattatttgatgtcaaataattatttctttatgtgggattttttccccactgaataaatgcacttgtattgaaggttggatttttctcttttttcccattaaggacccatattatttgaattaaagaaaaattactagaagctaaaaaacacatcttaaccaggggtgccaacaattatagagggcactgtatcttATCTCTTTGGCTGCTAATCACGgttatagacgtctaatcccttTTAAGAGGGAGGAGCCcattcccagttgaaatggattgaatgtctattgcCGTTAATGCGTGTgttcaatatcaatttccctctttCGCTAACTACCACAAGTTCAACTCTGTGACAatggctggcagtgaataagttaagACAGGGGTGGCCATTACGTCGATcgcgatcgaccagtcgatcgcaacgctagtgtgggtagctcgcagcatcaagaaaaaaaaaaaaaataaataaaaatatatatatatttttttaaatgtacatagttaattatgttatgtgagcaaacataatttaccgcccattttttatttatatttttttaaatgtacagttatttgtgttttgtgagcaacataacctcgtatgttgctcacaaagcataattactgtaactgtacatttaaattttttttcttttttgtagttCACCCTCCTCTCTTAAGGTAGATCGCGGGAGGTTGTCTCATTTAAAAGTAGATCTTggggcaaaaaactttgaacacccCTGAGTTAAGATAATAATTTGAATAGATAAAAGGGTTAAAAAGAAACGGTttatcaattttatttttaaggaaaacacataaaatacgGCTTTATTTTTGAAAACTACAATATAGTAACAGTGTTCATTAAAAAATGAGTCAAACTGCCACATCCAATATGGCTGAAACACAAACTTTTTCATAACTGACGTCAATCATCATCCTTTTCCAGTTGCGTTTCACGCTCCCTCGTCAAATCTTTCTCCCCGTGGTGTCTTCTCACGTGCGTCCTGAGACACGTCCTTCGAGCGAAATCTTTCGCGCAAACGGAACAAGCGAACGGTTTCTCGCCGGTGTGCAACCTGGCGTGATTCTTCATGTCGTACTCCTGGCGGAAAGTTTTCCCGCAGACCGAGCAGGAAAAGGGTTTCTCCCCCGTGTGAATCAGCGTGTGTCTCTGCACGTGGAGCTTGGTATGGAATCTTTTCTCGCACTGGGAACAACCGAAAGGTTTCTCTCCGGTGTGCGTTTTAATGTGGGCTAATAGATTCCCCTTTAGGTTGAACGTCTTCCCACACTGGGAGCAGCCGAACTGAACGCCGCCGGCTTGGCTGTGCGTCGTCATGTGTCTTTTCATATTCGCCTTCAATGAGAAGCCTCGAGTGCAAATGGCGCAACTGAAAGGTTTCTCCCTGCTGTGAGTTCTCAAGTGTCTGGTCAGGGCTCCTCTCTGGTCAAACTTTTTCCCACATTCGTGGCAGGTGGAGCGTTCGTTGTTGGCGGGCTTCGTTAAATCACTTTTAGAACTGGTAGGAGTCTGTAAAGATTCTTTGGTGTGCTCGACGTCTGAAGAGTGGGAAATCACGTCGTCCGTGTCGAAGAACGGAGCTTTGTCACCGTGTTGGGAGCGAAGGTCGTCGCTGGGTTCTTCTGCTGTGACGTCGGTTGGAGTTTGATTTTTATCTTCATCGAACTTGACGTGGATGCTGGTCGACGTGAAGGTGTTGATATCAGCCAACGCATCTGGAATAGTCCATTCCTCTTTAATGTGAGGGTGCTCCGTTGGTTCTTCTGGACCTTTCGCCGTAAGCTGAGGTGTTTCTGCAAAAGACGTGGAATTATTtttgattcatttatttaatgaaTATCCAAAAGGCATTTAAATTGTGCCATTTTGAGGGGCCATTACTCACTTTGGTGTTACACAAGAGACTAAAAGGATAATAGCAGCCTTTgctagtagggatgtcccgatgtcATATTTTTGACCtgagtctgagtcacctgattttgagaatctgctgataccaagacccaatccgataccgaaattttttgttttgtttgttttatttgaataaaagttccaaacatgatacagtactgtaatgaacacagcagaagcttgtttttctgtttattagttgttggtcagaaaatcattctagcatattctacaaatgtatcgataatcgttgtatcgccatatcgtcacatcatccttatcgtgagctttgtattgcaaatcgtatcgtatggtGAAGTACCAAgaagttcccactcctagttccgATATATTGATCAGGTTAAACTTCCTACGCAGTTGGCAAGACGTTCTCGGTGCTCAGGTACGCGTTTCCCGTGTCGTCGTGGCGTTCGCTCCCGGACGAGCGTCACGCGGGTCGCTGGCGTCCATCGGCGTGGTAGCTAACGGCGACTGGGAAGCATGCATTGACATGTGCGTCATCATTTTATTGCGGTCTCTGAACCCTTTCGGGCAATATAAACAGGAAAACGGCTGTTCTCCGGTGTGGATTCTCATGTGTCGGTCCATGTGATGCTTTAAGGAGAAGATTCTGGAGCAAAATGAGCAAGAgaaaggtttctctccagtgtgtgtccgCATATGACGGTCCAAAGTTCCCTTCCGGTTGAACGTCTTGTCGCATTCCGAGCAGTTGAAGACGCGGACGCGTTTGGGGTTGGGGAAACTCTCGGGACATTTGGCGTCGTCGCTGCGGTCTGTTTCGTCGTTGCGTGACATCGCGTCGTCCGTGTCGGAGAGAACAGCGAAGCCGGTGTCCGATCCAGGTCCCATGCTCGTGTTTTTGTTCACTGGAGTTTGATGGTAGCGACCCTGGATGTTTTCTAGGTTTGTGGGGAGAATTGTCAACCGTGACGTGGTGACATCGGCGTTCTCAGATTCTTGACTGCGCCATGCAGCCTCCTTTTTAATGTGGAGGGGCTCTTCCACTTTCACACATGAGGTCCACTCATGTTGCCGCTCTGAAGAAACCGCAACTGGTTGCCGTGCTTCTGCTGAAGAGCAAAATTGTGATTAAGAGAAATcggaaatacttcatttttatgtagtgctgcaacgattaattgaaaaacttgagtaatttgattaggaaaaaaaagctttgaatcaaattttgctacttCAAGGATTCGTAATTAGAATGATGTTggaatgatttgttttgaaagtgtttcctttagttttattgattcggGATGGTtacactgtcctctagtggcaacagtgaatatgccataatttGTCTAACatagctggatccagctgctccctgttaagaccaacataagctatgtttttgtttgagttaatatgtttttctgcatttttttatttagtttagaattctatttagctgttttttttttgtgggaatatgtgtgtgaACGATATGTTAagagtagggttgttctgatcatgtttttttgctcccgatccgatcccgatcgttttagtatctgccgatcccgatatttcccgatccaattgctttgttttgctcccgattcaattcaaggtagcaattgatctttttcttaacaccttatgttatttcccaacgcagagaatatatatgaattggtagcactacgcacagtcatggttccatttcccatcatgcatttgggttgaatggctgcagtatcatttactgaaagctcaacaaatacactagatgtcaatatttagtcacaatatacaaagtcacaagtctttctatccgtggatccctctcacacaaagaatgttaataatgtaaatgccatcttgaggatttattgtcataataaacaaatacagtacttatgtactgtatgttgaatgtatatattcgtccgagttttattcatttttttcttaatgcattgccaaaatgtatatgatgggggaaaattatcaggaatgattggaattgaatcgggagcaaaaaaagcaatcggatcgggaaatatcgggatcggcagatactcaaattaaaacgatcgggatcggatcgggagcaaaaaaacatcatcggaacaaccctaataaaaacctaatgtttgggtggttttagttaaagccagacactgtttttccatctgtgtgattttgacaaagataagatcacatttgatggtgattttatgcagaaatttgaggaattccaaaaggttcagatacttttttatactacTGTAGCAGTGGTATTAGCCCGGCAACCCGAGGGGAAGGCCCATTTAGCAATGGTGGAGGCCCAGCTGGCACTGGTCCAGGGTATAGTTCAACATCACCAGCCAAAAGAAGTATTGTATCAACTGGAAATTAAAAACATCCAGGAGTGGTTTGCCTGTAATAGCCTTTTCCTGCTAACCTGGTTGTGGCCTGGCATGGCCATAATAGTCCAATACACTTGTGAGTAGCATGTGTTGACTCCATCTTGCTAAGGTGGCCCTTTATCTTGGACATTACTGGATATTACTGCTGTGTATTTGGTTTTctttaagaaaaatgttttaaaaaaataaaaatgtattataaaaaacaatattatatatatactgcaAATTCTAAAGTCAAACTTTTCACTCTAACTATTCGGCTGCCACTAATGTCCAGTCCACTTGACGACAAGGCGATTCTTCcccgttcaaatggattggacatctgtcgcCGTCACTGATGAAATCATGATCAGAGAGAACAAGTAAACCAACCTGTTTTATCGAGGCCAGATTGATACGTGAAAACTGAGTCCAGTAATTCGCGCTGTCTGTCGTTCTCCTCTTTTCTTCGAGAAAGTTCCTGCTCGTACTCCGTTATGGTTCTCTCAAATAATTCGAATATTTCTTCAACGGCCGTGTTCAGTCGCTGTGTCATCAACTCTTTTAACATTTGGACTTTacacattttgctttttaaTAAACACGCTTGCGCTATGCTAGGTTGTCTGTTGCTAATTTTCGGGAATGTTCTTCTTCGGTGTTTTGCAGTGGTTCATGGTGTTACAATGCTGCCATCGTCTGGCGACATGAAGATTTTCCTACACTCGGTTAAAAACTGGTCCAATTTTCACTTTTGACAGAATTTTTTGCCTTTATTGTGagatattttacatttttttgccattatgAAAATAGTATTTTATCTTCCCGTTTTCCCATCTGTCTTTTTATTTTGGtatgccatttttgtgttgtttgtttgtttttttgccatcatCTAatgtataattgttttttttttttgtaattaaactATATATTTTGTGTTCtgataaattttatttttttccctgaaaTGTTTGTATTATTTTGCCTTAATTTGTGCTTGAACTTTTATCCTGTAATGGCCTCAATTAATTTTGGCATTgttgtcatttaaaaaataaaataaaatttgaaaataatttgcATGATGTTTGGCACTTTTTCCCGCCATGATTGTTAGCCGTTTTACATTTGGGTTATGTCTTTAGCTAGTTTAGCTTTTATCCAAATTTTCCCACTATTTTGGGGGGGTCTTCCCCCCACCTCTATGGACCAAGTCTCAGTACTTTTGTCCGAACATCATTAAGTTATGGCCAGTCGTccgaatttttttaaatcattatattttttaaattttaatgtacagtggggagaacaagtatttgatacactgccagtatttgatacactgtatattttacTGTTTTGTTTTCAAGTTTGCCCTTTTTTGCCTATTTCTTCAtcactttttaaaatgttttgaccTCATTGTAAATCATTTTTCATGTGATTTTCAACTaaattatccttttttttttgtctgtttccgtttcccattaattttacatattttaataatgacTCCATCGGAGAAGATTTGTCTCCTCGGATATGCCGTCGCTTCACGCTGATTGGTCAACAGGAAAAGAAGATGGCGCCACCCGCGAAGTAGCAAAAAATATCACAATTTTTTGCTGCTTTTATCATTCTATAACTCACGTAaagacagaaaaacaaaaacgactGTCCTTCTCATGACTACGTTCGCTAAATAAAACTGCCTTTGGACGTAACGTTGGAGGGGAAGAAAGGTAAGATGTTGGCATCGGCGTAATTACGGAGTCTGAAAGCAATATTtcagataaataaaaaataaaaacagcagtataatacaaattccGTACTCTAAGTGCGTATGTTTTGGTAACTAAACATACGAGTGCCCcaacttacattttttttcgcGTAACGAAACCCTTTTTCAAGTCTAAATTTGACTTACCAATGCACTGTTCATGGAACCATACAAACacagaaatataaaataaaaacagtcaCACTCTAATTCATTTCAGGAGGGAACATTGTTTTGGAATTTTACACATAAATTGAGTCTCAACTCAAAGTACCATTTACTCTTTCATACgcgaattatgattttttttttaatgaagtgtaaacat
This window contains:
- the LOC130919292 gene encoding zinc finger protein 32-like isoform X1, whose product is MCKVQMLKELMTQRLNTAVEEIFELFERTITEYEQELSRRKEENDRQRELLDSVFTYQSGLDKTETPQLTAKGPEEPTEHPHIKEEWTIPDALADINTFTSTSIHVKFDEDKNQTPTDVTAEEPSDDLRSQHGDKAPFFDTDDVISHSSDVEHTKESLQTPTSSKSDLTKPANNERSTCHECGKKFDQRGALTRHLRTHSREKPFSCAICTRGFSLKANMKRHMTTHSQAGGVQFGCSQCGKTFNLKGNLLAHIKTHTGEKPFGCSQCEKRFHTKLHVQRHTLIHTGEKPFSCSVCGKTFRQEYDMKNHARLHTGEKPFACSVCAKDFARRTCLRTHVRRHHGEKDLTRERETQLEKDDD
- the LOC130919292 gene encoding chorion transcription factor Cf2-like isoform X3; protein product: MCKVQMLKELMTQRLNTAVEEIFELFERTITEYEQELSRRKEENDRQRELLDSVFTYQSGLDKTEARQPVAVSSERQHEWTSCVKVEEPLHIKKEAAWRSQESENADVTTSRLTILPTNLENIQGRYHQTPVNKNTSMGPGSDTGFAVLSDTDDAMSRNDETDRSDDAKCPESFPNPKRVRVFNCSECDKTFNRKGTLDRHMRTHTGEKPFSCSFCSRIFSLKHHMDRHMRIHTGEQPFSCLYCPKGFRDRNKMMTHMSMHASQSPLATTPMDASDPRDARPGANATTTRETRT
- the LOC130919292 gene encoding chorion transcription factor Cf2-like isoform X2, with product MCKVQMLKELMTQRLNTAVEEIFELFERTITEYEQELSRRKEENDRQRELLDSVFTYQSGLDKTAEARQPVAVSSERQHEWTSCVKVEEPLHIKKEAAWRSQESENADVTTSRLTILPTNLENIQGRYHQTPVNKNTSMGPGSDTGFAVLSDTDDAMSRNDETDRSDDAKCPESFPNPKRVRVFNCSECDKTFNRKGTLDRHMRTHTGEKPFSCSFCSRIFSLKHHMDRHMRIHTGEQPFSCLYCPKGFRDRNKMMTHMSMHASQSPLATTPMDASDPRDARPGANATTTRETRT